The Nitrospira sp. genome window below encodes:
- a CDS encoding MCP four helix bundle domain-containing protein, with protein MKTFQNLKTKTKLLLGCSGIALGLLMVGGMAISSVTDLRDRIEAIYKINVIPLTSLGELQSSSQRMSALVAWHILAHDSATMKKQMDDIKALDEQIDRFLERYAPIIVTETEQKTFDGFKTALAEYKASRSRVLDLSDAFSKDAANELQSTELGEKLAVMLEKVHGLVKENEIQAQEHYESSRDAATRFITLMGAVIAGAFLVGLFINWAVSRFMIGGLQNILEATRQLQKGNLTFRATVGTKEELGALSRAFNQMADELAQSMTKQQEAIEEMNARVDIMNTTSIVSEANLKGEIISANDKFVEVSKYSKEELLGKPHNITRHSDVSKDVFKSMWQTIAQGKLFRGVIKNRAKDGTPYYVDAVIKPILGADGKPRKYLGVRYEITEYEVARHNMKGILDAIDKSYVTVECDLKGTIKKANGQFLQTMGYSGDEINGKHHRMLVDPSYGHASEYLAFWEKLGRGGSEAGQYKWIAKNGREVWLRASFSPVMDEVGRPFKVIGLATDITQEKQALAEVEKLIKAASVGQLSQRIKSEMFTGGLRELTDSVNRLVDSVTQPLHEAKVALSALASNDLTQNMTGTYHGEFDDMKTALNLALGNLSTTITSVRHVVKNVLSGSEAISNGHEDLSRRTSQQAAALEETSASMEEMTATVKQNADNAKRADQLAIAARETADRGGLVTRKAVDAMGEINKSSKKIADITTVIDEIAFQTNLLALNAAVEAARAGEHGRGFAVVATEVRNLAQRSAMAAKEITGLIQESLQSVTEGTELVNASGKTLEEVVHSVKRVTDIIAEISAASQEQAIGIDQVNKAIISMDQATQQNVGLVDQTTSSAQTMTEQAKDLLRQVDVFTVASSEHHPAHHTPIQQDTLPPVGGSAMKTVDHAHGTQMARPKPTTSRSAVHKEPVGAAIGKGKDRHGVEGEFEEF; from the coding sequence GTGAAAACCTTTCAGAACCTCAAGACGAAGACGAAACTGCTGCTTGGCTGTAGCGGGATCGCGCTTGGCCTGTTGATGGTCGGGGGAATGGCCATCAGCAGCGTGACGGATCTTCGAGACCGTATCGAGGCCATCTATAAGATTAACGTGATCCCCCTGACCTCTCTTGGGGAATTGCAGAGCAGCTCCCAGCGGATGAGCGCGCTGGTGGCATGGCATATCCTGGCACATGATTCAGCCACGATGAAGAAGCAGATGGACGACATCAAGGCGCTTGATGAACAGATCGACCGGTTCCTAGAACGCTATGCGCCGATTATCGTCACCGAGACCGAGCAGAAGACATTCGATGGATTTAAGACCGCCTTGGCCGAGTATAAAGCCTCACGCAGTAGAGTGTTGGACCTGAGCGATGCGTTCAGCAAGGATGCCGCCAATGAGCTCCAAAGCACGGAACTCGGAGAGAAGCTCGCTGTGATGCTCGAGAAGGTGCATGGCTTGGTCAAAGAGAACGAAATCCAGGCTCAAGAGCACTATGAGTCGAGTCGGGATGCAGCCACACGTTTCATCACGCTTATGGGTGCTGTGATTGCCGGGGCGTTTCTCGTTGGTCTGTTCATCAATTGGGCCGTGTCGCGGTTCATGATCGGAGGGTTGCAGAATATCCTCGAAGCAACACGTCAGCTTCAGAAGGGGAACCTGACGTTTCGGGCGACGGTGGGCACGAAGGAGGAGCTTGGGGCCTTGTCACGTGCATTCAATCAGATGGCCGACGAGTTGGCTCAATCGATGACCAAACAACAAGAAGCGATTGAGGAGATGAATGCCCGTGTCGACATCATGAATACGACCAGTATCGTATCGGAGGCCAATCTCAAGGGCGAGATTATCAGCGCAAACGACAAGTTTGTTGAAGTCTCAAAGTATTCAAAGGAGGAGTTGCTGGGTAAGCCGCACAATATCACCCGACACTCCGATGTCTCCAAGGACGTCTTTAAGTCCATGTGGCAGACCATCGCGCAGGGAAAACTCTTTCGTGGCGTCATCAAGAATCGGGCGAAAGACGGCACGCCGTACTATGTCGATGCCGTGATCAAGCCGATCTTGGGTGCTGATGGAAAACCAAGAAAGTATCTTGGTGTGCGATACGAAATTACGGAGTACGAGGTAGCTCGGCATAATATGAAAGGCATCTTGGACGCCATCGATAAGTCCTATGTGACGGTTGAGTGTGATTTGAAAGGCACCATCAAAAAAGCCAATGGTCAATTCCTACAGACGATGGGATACAGCGGAGATGAAATCAACGGGAAACATCACCGCATGCTTGTTGACCCCTCGTACGGTCATGCGAGTGAGTATCTTGCGTTCTGGGAGAAACTTGGTCGTGGCGGGTCTGAGGCCGGTCAATATAAATGGATTGCCAAAAATGGCCGAGAGGTGTGGTTGCGCGCGAGTTTTAGCCCCGTGATGGATGAAGTCGGGAGGCCATTCAAGGTGATCGGGTTGGCTACGGACATCACGCAGGAGAAACAAGCCTTGGCCGAAGTCGAAAAATTGATCAAGGCGGCGTCGGTCGGCCAGCTCTCGCAACGGATCAAGTCCGAGATGTTCACGGGTGGGTTGCGAGAACTGACGGATTCGGTCAATCGACTGGTTGACTCTGTCACGCAACCGCTGCACGAGGCCAAAGTGGCCCTCAGTGCGTTGGCGAGCAACGATCTGACCCAGAACATGACGGGAACGTATCACGGTGAATTCGACGACATGAAGACCGCGTTGAATCTCGCGCTTGGTAATTTATCAACCACGATCACCAGCGTGCGGCACGTCGTGAAGAATGTCTTGTCGGGATCGGAGGCGATTAGCAACGGCCACGAAGACTTGTCGCGGCGCACCAGCCAACAGGCTGCGGCGCTGGAGGAGACGTCCGCCTCGATGGAGGAGATGACGGCTACGGTGAAACAAAACGCCGACAATGCCAAACGAGCCGATCAGCTGGCCATTGCGGCGCGTGAAACGGCCGATCGTGGTGGACTCGTCACCCGAAAAGCCGTCGATGCGATGGGCGAGATCAATAAAAGCAGTAAGAAGATTGCCGATATCACGACCGTGATCGATGAGATTGCCTTCCAGACGAACCTCTTAGCGTTGAATGCGGCCGTGGAAGCGGCGAGGGCCGGTGAGCATGGGCGAGGATTTGCCGTGGTGGCGACCGAAGTCCGCAACTTAGCGCAACGCTCGGCGATGGCGGCGAAGGAAATCACCGGGTTGATTCAGGAATCTCTTCAGAGCGTGACGGAGGGCACGGAGTTGGTGAATGCGTCAGGAAAAACGTTGGAGGAAGTGGTCCATTCCGTCAAACGAGTGACGGATATCATTGCGGAGATCAGTGCGGCCTCGCAGGAGCAAGCGATCGGGATCGATCAAGTGAATAAGGCCATCATCTCGATGGACCAGGCGACCCAGCAGAACGTCGGCTTAGTCGATCAGACGACCTCGTCCGCACAAACGATGACGGAACAGGCCAAAGATCTCCTCCGTCAAGTTGACGTCTTCACCGTCGCTTCAAGTGAGCATCACCCTGCACACCATACCCCCATACAGCAAGACACCCTGCCGCCCGTCGGTGGGTCGGCGATGAAGACCGTCGATCATGCGCATGGCACTCAGATGGCTCGTCCTAAGCCGACTACGAGTAGGTCGGCGGTACATAAGGAGCCGGTCGGCGCGGCCATCGGGAAAGGGAAGGATCGGCATGGCGTTGAGGGTGAGTTCGAAGAGTTTTAA
- a CDS encoding chemoreceptor glutamine deamidase CheD (catalyzes the conversion of glutamine residues to glutamate on methyl-accepting chemotaxis receptors), with product MRDARFPHEIAAILPGEFFVSASPMIVYTVLGSCISACIRDPVIGVGGMNHFMLPKPKEGGNDSWGESTRYGSYAMESLINEILKQGGMKSRLEVKLFGAGKIYEGNIDVGARNAEWVLHFLKTEGLRPTKTDLGDVCPRKVYYFTESGRVLLKRIERLKNKTIVEREQEYATKIQVVAKPVEDDVTLF from the coding sequence ATGCGCGATGCTCGGTTCCCGCATGAGATTGCTGCGATTTTGCCGGGAGAGTTTTTCGTCAGCGCCAGTCCCATGATCGTCTATACGGTCCTTGGCTCGTGTATTTCAGCCTGTATTCGAGATCCTGTGATCGGTGTGGGGGGGATGAATCATTTCATGTTACCCAAGCCGAAAGAGGGCGGCAACGACTCCTGGGGAGAATCGACACGATATGGCTCGTATGCGATGGAGTCATTGATCAATGAAATCCTGAAGCAGGGGGGCATGAAGAGTCGACTGGAAGTGAAGCTGTTCGGGGCCGGGAAAATCTATGAAGGCAATATCGATGTCGGGGCTCGCAATGCAGAGTGGGTCTTACACTTTCTCAAGACGGAAGGCCTGAGGCCGACCAAAACCGATTTGGGCGATGTGTGTCCGCGAAAAGTCTATTACTTTACCGAATCGGGCCGTGTGTTGTTGAAACGGATTGAACGGCTGAAGAACAAGACGATTGTGGAACGGGAGCAGGAGTATGCGACGAAGATCCAAGTCGTTGCCAAGCCGGTGGAGGACGATGTGACGCTGTTCTGA
- a CDS encoding four helix bundle protein, producing the protein MKIVNFRDLDVWKLGKEIVLGVYRATALFPKDEVYGLTAQMRRASVSIPSNVAEGFNRVHNKEYRQFLYVALGSCAELETQVEIAGDLGYLGQMESRRLVERLDHETRMLRNLIKKL; encoded by the coding sequence ATGAAGATTGTAAACTTTCGAGATCTGGACGTATGGAAACTGGGAAAAGAGATTGTGCTGGGAGTCTATCGTGCAACGGCCCTCTTTCCTAAGGACGAGGTGTATGGCTTAACGGCGCAGATGCGGAGAGCGTCGGTCTCCATTCCATCGAATGTGGCGGAAGGATTCAACAGAGTTCACAACAAAGAGTACCGCCAGTTCCTCTATGTGGCCCTGGGTTCTTGCGCTGAACTGGAGACTCAAGTGGAGATTGCAGGTGACCTGGGCTATCTAGGTCAGATGGAGAGTCGTCGCTTGGTGGAACGACTTGATCATGAGACAAGAATGCTTCGAAACCTGATTAAGAAACTCTAG
- a CDS encoding protein-glutamate O-methyltransferase: MDFAISTDEFERFRALIYDESGIALNDQKQGLVASRLSKRLRELKLSSFSEYYDQLMHDPHREEFTRMLDLISTNKTDFFREPKHFDFLREEILPTLTPEKKARIWSSACSSGEEPYTIAMTLYDGVHDPAQWDFKILATDLSTRVLAKAAEGVYDEERVRELPSDIVRRHFLRGRGHSHGLLKVKPRLATMIRFQRLNLMDEQFPIKSPLDLIFCRNVMIYFDRPTQERLVNKFYRYLKPGGHLFIGHSESLQWVNHPFKTVAPTIYWKET, encoded by the coding sequence ATGGATTTTGCGATCTCGACGGACGAGTTTGAACGATTTCGGGCGCTGATCTACGACGAGAGCGGAATCGCCCTGAACGATCAGAAGCAGGGATTGGTGGCGTCTCGGTTGTCCAAGCGCTTACGCGAACTGAAATTGTCGTCATTTTCCGAATACTATGACCAATTGATGCATGATCCACATCGAGAAGAATTCACTCGGATGTTGGATCTCATCTCGACCAACAAAACGGACTTCTTTCGTGAGCCGAAACACTTCGACTTTCTCCGTGAAGAGATTCTTCCCACACTCACGCCTGAAAAAAAAGCTCGTATCTGGTCCTCGGCCTGTTCGTCCGGTGAAGAGCCCTACACGATCGCGATGACCTTGTATGACGGTGTACATGACCCAGCCCAATGGGACTTTAAGATTCTTGCGACCGATCTCTCCACGCGCGTGCTCGCCAAGGCGGCGGAAGGCGTCTACGACGAGGAGCGGGTTCGTGAGCTGCCGTCTGACATCGTGCGGCGCCATTTTTTGCGCGGGCGTGGCCATAGTCACGGTCTGCTGAAAGTGAAGCCGCGCTTGGCGACGATGATTCGATTTCAGCGTCTCAACTTAATGGACGAGCAGTTTCCCATTAAGAGCCCGCTGGACCTTATTTTTTGCCGAAACGTGATGATCTATTTCGATCGTCCGACGCAGGAGCGATTGGTGAACAAGTTTTACCGATATCTCAAGCCCGGAGGCCATCTCTTCATCGGACATTCCGAAAGTCTCCAGTGGGTGAATCACCCCTTTAAGACGGTGGCGCCGACGATCTATTGGAAGGAGACGTGA
- a CDS encoding PAS domain S-box protein encodes MFWKDRESRFLGCNQNFARDAGCVDAQEIVGKTDDDLAWHKQAALYQADDRQVMESGCAKLDFEEPGTTQDGELIWLRTSKVPLRDEQGCVIGVLGVYEDITERKQVDEALRESQERFELAAQAANDGIWDWDILTGDQYWSERHLQLLGLERSTFTPTYASWISLVHPDDAKWVQQATQHHLDTHEPYDIEVRVRIKDGSYRWFRDRGQAVWDASGRPVRMVGSISDVTERRQAEEAIWKAHAELEQRVVERTMELAAANRALEEEIVQRKRAEDRLQRTQYAVDHAADQIFVIDSNGHLLDVNESACNRLGYTKEELLTMSVMDIDPDFPPEAWNACWAAVTREGQRRIETRHRSKSGEIYPVEVVANYLCHNGQELDCAIVRDITERKRAEELVRASELRYKILTEATFDGVALHDEGVLLEVNPGLERMFGYGPGELIGRSIVDLIADESRDMVIANMRSGVNGPYEAMARRKDGTIFPGEVVVRPYHYRGKEVRLVAGRDITERKHLEVERLRYTHELERQVAERTAEIAKLESQRAQTEKLAAMGRLAAGVAHEINNPIAGIKNAFTLVKQAVDQAHPHYEFVGMIDREIARVSSIVQHMYQLFRPESGKAEPIDLQTMTNDIQALFAKRLQQRRLTLTIDVDPCLERLCVPRGDLLQVLLNLLNNAIDCSRDAGRITLILRVEPEMIRVAVSDEGAGIPPDVLPHIFDPFYTTKMGNDQKNMGLGLSVSRSLVMAMGATIDVETQPNQGSIFSILIPRDKAVVSVREAEDNQREAVIHEN; translated from the coding sequence GTGTTCTGGAAAGATCGTGAATCGCGATTTCTCGGGTGTAATCAGAATTTTGCTCGTGATGCGGGGTGTGTTGATGCTCAGGAGATTGTGGGGAAGACTGATGATGATCTGGCATGGCATAAACAGGCGGCACTCTACCAGGCCGATGATCGTCAGGTGATGGAATCCGGTTGTGCCAAACTAGATTTCGAGGAACCGGGAACCACTCAGGACGGCGAGCTGATTTGGTTGCGAACGTCTAAAGTGCCATTGCGTGATGAGCAGGGGTGTGTGATCGGTGTGCTGGGCGTCTACGAGGACATTACCGAACGGAAGCAAGTAGACGAAGCCTTACGCGAGAGCCAAGAGCGATTTGAATTGGCTGCGCAGGCTGCGAACGATGGCATTTGGGATTGGGATATTTTGACAGGAGATCAGTATTGGTCTGAGCGTCACCTGCAACTCTTGGGACTTGAGCGAAGCACCTTTACCCCCACGTATGCTAGTTGGATATCGCTGGTGCATCCAGATGATGCCAAGTGGGTACAGCAAGCGACACAGCATCACCTCGACACGCATGAACCCTACGATATCGAAGTGCGGGTAAGGATAAAAGACGGGAGTTACCGCTGGTTCCGGGATCGAGGCCAGGCGGTGTGGGATGCGTCCGGCCGTCCGGTACGCATGGTTGGTAGCATTTCCGATGTGACGGAACGCAGACAAGCTGAAGAGGCGATATGGAAAGCCCATGCGGAACTTGAGCAGCGAGTCGTGGAGCGGACGATGGAGTTGGCCGCAGCTAATCGCGCCCTCGAGGAGGAGATTGTCCAACGGAAACGAGCAGAAGACCGGCTACAACGGACCCAGTATGCGGTCGATCACGCCGCTGACCAGATTTTCGTCATCGATTCGAACGGACACTTACTCGACGTGAATGAGTCGGCCTGCAACCGATTGGGCTATACCAAGGAAGAGCTTCTCACGATGTCGGTGATGGACATCGATCCGGACTTTCCACCGGAGGCCTGGAACGCATGTTGGGCAGCGGTGACACGAGAGGGCCAGCGTCGCATCGAGACGAGGCATCGCAGCAAGAGCGGCGAGATCTATCCGGTCGAGGTGGTGGCGAACTACCTGTGCCATAACGGCCAGGAGCTTGACTGTGCGATCGTGCGCGATATTACCGAGCGTAAGCGCGCGGAGGAGCTCGTACGCGCGAGTGAACTGCGGTATAAGATCTTGACGGAGGCCACGTTCGACGGCGTGGCCCTCCATGATGAGGGGGTGTTGCTCGAAGTGAATCCCGGTTTGGAACGGATGTTTGGCTATGGGCCGGGTGAACTCATCGGGCGGTCGATCGTCGACCTCATTGCTGATGAATCCCGAGACATGGTCATCGCCAATATGCGGTCTGGTGTGAACGGGCCCTACGAAGCCATGGCTCGGCGCAAGGACGGCACGATCTTTCCCGGCGAGGTTGTGGTCCGACCGTATCACTATCGCGGGAAGGAGGTTCGACTCGTGGCGGGCCGGGACATTACCGAGCGGAAGCATCTCGAGGTGGAACGACTGCGCTATACACACGAACTTGAGCGCCAGGTCGCAGAACGGACGGCTGAAATCGCCAAGTTGGAATCCCAGCGAGCTCAGACCGAAAAACTCGCCGCAATGGGCCGCTTGGCGGCCGGTGTCGCACACGAAATCAACAATCCCATCGCCGGGATCAAGAACGCGTTTACGCTTGTGAAACAGGCCGTGGACCAGGCTCATCCCCACTATGAATTCGTCGGGATGATCGATCGCGAGATCGCACGCGTGTCGTCCATCGTGCAGCATATGTACCAACTCTTTCGACCGGAGTCGGGCAAGGCGGAACCGATCGACCTCCAGACCATGACCAATGATATCCAGGCACTCTTCGCCAAACGGCTGCAACAGCGTCGGCTCACGCTGACCATCGATGTGGATCCCTGTCTTGAACGGCTCTGTGTGCCGCGAGGGGATTTGCTGCAAGTCTTGCTGAATTTACTGAATAATGCGATTGATTGTTCCAGGGATGCCGGCCGGATCACACTGATTCTGCGAGTTGAACCGGAGATGATACGGGTTGCGGTGTCCGATGAAGGCGCGGGCATTCCTCCGGACGTTCTTCCGCACATCTTCGATCCGTTTTATACGACGAAGATGGGGAATGATCAGAAAAACATGGGGCTGGGTCTTTCCGTCTCGCGGAGCCTGGTGATGGCCATGGGCGCTACGATTGACGTTGAGACGCAGCCGAACCAGGGGTCGATCTTTTCGATTCTGATCCCACGGGATAAGGCGGTGGTGAGCGTGCGTGAAGCTGAGGACAACCAAAGGGAGGCTGTGATCCATGAGAACTGA
- a CDS encoding PAS domain S-box protein, protein MEKKLEDLRMVMKLAVIAGMFMAILMVSGLLSIWGLYTTSQQAETIYKVNLLPVRDLGDLRGLIYKMVGMIGLHIQAYDSTAREQAEEQIENTDQEMALLMDRYALTITAEENRRILEQVRENWSHFKETRSKVLELSRLFSKDAAGELRNTGLIPVREQILADLHTLIAKYEQDARDSYQTSHALSTQLTLTMIGGFVILSMLGLAVVWLIAKSITKNLTNVLTTAEAISGGNLAARAMVTAQDEVGQLAEVFNRMAGSLESAAAKQVEALNAQAAEISGVTKAISRSQAVVEFTVDGTVLTANENFLRCFGYELREVEGKHHRMFCDPADANRSEYAALWQKVGRGEFDSGVYARRRKDGTDIWIQASYNPIVNAEGKVNRVVEYATDITGQKVAAIESEGILNAVERGQAVIEFSLDGTIRKANTLFLDLMGYRLDEITGHHHRLFCDAEYTSSEAYRAFWHKLNRGEFDAGVYRRLGKGGREVWIQATYNPILDVNGKPCKVVKIATDITAQKQAAAEMERLVAEAEAVLGRIAENDLSCEMTGIYSGAPEQIKKSINAVVRNLIQTIATVREVVESVTCGSEEINRGNEDLSQRTSEQAGSLEETSAAMEELTATVKQNADNALQANGLAIEARDTADRGGAVTKNAIDAMSEINRSSKKIADIITVIDEIAFQTNLLALNAAVEAARAGEHGRGFAVVATEVRNLAQRSALAAREIKTLINESIQRVTDGTELVNQSGKTLEDIVHSVKRVSDIIAEITAASQEQAASIDQMNQSIMSVDHTTQENAALVEEITSASKSMKSQSEELLRRMALFKLELSEEEKAATPSIASVREHTARSIGRAFAGEHSRLEEVRQLVSNTHPSKPSTVAVGGVGSRQPAAGGGGFDEF, encoded by the coding sequence GTGGAGAAGAAGCTCGAAGATCTGCGCATGGTCATGAAGCTGGCGGTCATTGCCGGGATGTTCATGGCAATTTTGATGGTGTCCGGGCTGCTGTCTATCTGGGGCTTGTACACAACCAGTCAGCAGGCCGAGACCATCTACAAAGTCAATCTGCTCCCGGTCCGAGATCTTGGCGATCTACGAGGACTCATCTACAAAATGGTCGGCATGATCGGGCTGCACATCCAGGCCTACGATTCAACCGCGAGGGAACAGGCAGAGGAGCAGATTGAGAATACGGATCAAGAGATGGCCCTGCTGATGGACCGCTATGCGCTCACCATTACGGCAGAGGAAAACCGCCGGATCCTTGAGCAGGTCCGAGAGAACTGGTCACACTTCAAAGAAACACGCTCAAAGGTGCTTGAACTCAGTCGACTCTTCAGTAAGGACGCGGCGGGTGAGCTTCGGAACACCGGGTTGATTCCGGTGCGTGAGCAGATCCTCGCCGATTTACACACGCTGATCGCCAAGTATGAACAAGACGCACGAGACAGTTATCAAACAAGCCATGCCCTCTCCACGCAACTCACCCTGACGATGATCGGTGGCTTCGTGATCTTGTCGATGCTCGGGTTGGCCGTGGTCTGGCTCATCGCCAAGAGCATCACCAAGAACCTGACGAATGTCCTGACGACCGCCGAAGCCATCAGCGGCGGAAATTTGGCAGCGCGTGCGATGGTGACGGCTCAGGATGAGGTCGGTCAGTTGGCAGAGGTCTTCAATCGTATGGCCGGTTCACTCGAATCGGCGGCGGCCAAACAGGTGGAGGCGTTGAACGCGCAGGCAGCAGAAATCTCCGGTGTCACCAAGGCCATCAGTCGCTCGCAGGCGGTGGTCGAATTCACGGTGGATGGCACCGTCCTGACGGCGAATGAGAATTTCTTGCGGTGCTTTGGGTACGAGCTCAGAGAGGTGGAAGGAAAACATCACCGGATGTTCTGCGATCCGGCCGACGCAAACCGCAGTGAGTACGCAGCCCTGTGGCAGAAGGTAGGCCGTGGGGAATTCGACAGTGGGGTCTATGCCAGGCGCCGAAAAGACGGTACGGACATCTGGATCCAGGCCTCCTATAACCCGATCGTCAATGCGGAGGGTAAAGTCAATCGGGTGGTGGAATATGCGACAGACATTACGGGGCAGAAGGTGGCGGCCATTGAATCCGAGGGGATCCTGAATGCCGTGGAACGGGGCCAAGCTGTGATTGAATTTAGCTTAGATGGAACGATCAGGAAGGCCAATACTCTGTTTTTAGATCTGATGGGGTATCGGCTCGACGAGATTACCGGCCACCACCATCGCCTGTTTTGCGATGCTGAGTACACCAGTTCCGAAGCCTACAGGGCGTTCTGGCACAAACTGAATCGAGGAGAGTTTGACGCAGGGGTCTATCGCCGATTAGGGAAAGGGGGGAGAGAGGTCTGGATTCAGGCGACCTACAACCCCATCCTTGATGTAAATGGGAAACCCTGCAAAGTTGTGAAAATCGCAACCGATATCACGGCACAGAAGCAAGCGGCGGCTGAAATGGAACGGCTCGTCGCGGAGGCGGAAGCCGTGCTTGGCCGAATCGCCGAGAACGATTTATCGTGCGAGATGACCGGGATCTATAGTGGGGCGCCTGAGCAGATTAAGAAGAGTATCAATGCCGTCGTCAGGAATTTGATCCAGACCATCGCAACAGTGCGGGAAGTCGTGGAATCGGTGACCTGTGGCTCCGAGGAGATCAACAGGGGGAATGAAGATCTGTCACAACGCACCAGCGAACAGGCCGGTTCGCTCGAGGAAACCTCCGCCGCGATGGAAGAGCTCACGGCGACGGTGAAACAAAATGCCGACAATGCCCTGCAAGCGAACGGGTTGGCCATCGAGGCGCGTGACACGGCCGATCGAGGCGGCGCGGTGACGAAGAACGCCATCGACGCGATGAGCGAGATCAATCGGAGCAGTAAAAAGATTGCCGACATTATCACCGTGATTGATGAGATTGCCTTCCAGACCAACCTCTTGGCCTTGAACGCGGCCGTGGAAGCGGCGCGGGCAGGCGAGCATGGACGAGGCTTTGCTGTGGTGGCAACCGAAGTGCGCAACCTTGCGCAACGCTCCGCTCTGGCCGCGAGGGAAATCAAGACGTTGATCAACGAGTCGATCCAACGGGTGACGGATGGCACCGAGCTTGTCAATCAATCGGGCAAAACCTTGGAAGACATCGTGCATTCCGTCAAGCGAGTCAGTGACATTATCGCCGAGATCACGGCGGCCTCGCAGGAGCAGGCCGCCAGTATCGATCAGATGAATCAATCGATCATGTCGGTGGACCATACGACACAAGAGAATGCGGCTTTGGTCGAAGAAATCACCAGCGCGAGCAAGTCGATGAAAAGCCAATCGGAAGAATTGCTGCGCCGAATGGCTCTGTTCAAGCTCGAGCTGTCGGAAGAGGAGAAGGCGGCCACTCCTTCGATTGCCAGCGTGCGGGAACATACCGCTCGATCGATTGGGAGGGCGTTTGCCGGAGAACACTCACGGTTGGAGGAAGTGCGGCAGCTCGTATCCAACACGCATCCGTCCAAGCCATCCACGGTTGCAGTCGGAGGAGTCGGCTCCCGTCAGCCTGCGGCAGGAGGAGGGGGATTTGACGAGTTCTAG
- a CDS encoding response regulator, with translation MRTEAPRIVLADDEETFRSATAKLLEQEGYHCDCARDSEEASRLLTSRHDALISDLRMPGNMEFEFLRDVRTRFPTLSIVLVTGYPSVQTAVGALRFAFSDYLLKPVDWLELLRSVNQAVEKARYLRMTEVAREDIDRQGTAVDHARELVNRAGSMANQRSLAWSLEAFLSQSVGNIGLLSAGIRAIVEGSPQGEVERSTDVCRLMQCPRLTAYREALESTVDVLEKTKSSFQSKDLGLLRHKIEQVLREDA, from the coding sequence ATGAGAACTGAGGCACCGCGTATCGTACTTGCCGATGACGAAGAGACCTTCCGCAGCGCCACGGCGAAGTTGTTGGAGCAGGAAGGGTATCACTGTGATTGCGCGCGGGATTCAGAGGAAGCCAGTCGTCTGTTGACCAGCCGGCACGATGCGCTCATTTCCGATCTCCGCATGCCCGGTAATATGGAGTTCGAATTTCTTCGCGATGTGCGTACCCGGTTCCCGACGCTGTCGATCGTCCTGGTAACCGGCTATCCGTCGGTTCAAACAGCAGTTGGAGCGCTCCGGTTTGCGTTCTCTGATTATCTCCTCAAGCCGGTGGATTGGTTGGAATTGCTTCGGTCGGTGAATCAGGCGGTCGAGAAGGCCCGGTATTTGCGCATGACCGAGGTGGCCCGAGAGGACATCGATCGACAGGGGACCGCCGTTGATCATGCGCGGGAGCTCGTGAATCGAGCCGGCTCGATGGCAAACCAGAGGAGTCTCGCATGGTCGCTCGAGGCATTTCTTTCCCAGAGTGTCGGTAATATCGGGCTTCTCTCTGCAGGGATACGGGCGATCGTGGAGGGTTCCCCACAGGGCGAGGTTGAACGGTCCACGGATGTGTGCCGTCTGATGCAATGTCCACGACTCACCGCCTATCGCGAGGCACTGGAGAGTACGGTCGACGTGCTGGAGAAGACCAAGTCTTCGTTTCAGTCGAAAGACCTGGGGCTTCTTCGACACAAGATTGAACAGGTGCTCCGCGAAGATGCGTGA